One part of the Salvelinus sp. IW2-2015 linkage group LG28, ASM291031v2, whole genome shotgun sequence genome encodes these proteins:
- the tcte1 gene encoding dynein regulatory complex subunit 5 translates to MTATMSKSPGAGMYPPIAKLNLAADPRKMRRIIAEDPEWSLTVVPLLSNLCLQHIVRNFEEKPILEELLPRHKDYVLERLSPSLPLQVTANLISDDGYWKRCCKQRWGLCDVSSYGHSWKRMFFERHLENIIELYIPDATDPKTVLGMVPLCRNYVKRLDISQLMPPIKEPQKSEDDDNSDSASDMGMDGPSMDHFDFGILLDKLSHLEEFHVVYRVKGCGMNFEWNLFEFTFRDCESLAKALKSCKTLRVLXIHQSKVDDEKCRQLVNNLLDHPSLKELNLSHNLIGDRGARAIGKLLNRSKLESLTVYDNNIRGPGAQAIAYALAKNSSLLSLNLRLNRLGDEGGQAIAQALLKNRTLKWLHLGGNEMTEPTATVLSQVLVQNNTLRSINLSCNRLGMDGGKVLEEGMCHNSSMVECDIRLTEVGQESDYCISQVVRNNQNQAHRKHNTEENLA, encoded by the exons ATGACTGCAACAATGTCCAAGTCTCCTGGGGCTGGCATGTATCCCCCAATAGCAAAACTCAACTTGGCTGCAGACCCCAGGAAGATGCGCAGGATCATTGCAGAAGATCCAGAGTGGTCCCTCACTGTAGTGCCCCTTTTATCCAACCTTTGCCTGCAACACATAGTGAGAAACTTTGAGG AGAAGCCCATCCTGGAAGAACTTCTTCCCAGGCACAAAGACTATGTCCTGGAGAGGCTCTCTCCGTCCCTGCCCCTGCAGGTCACTGCCAACCTGATCAGCGACGACGGCTACTGGAAGCGCTGCTGCAAACAACGCTGGGGCCTGTGTGACGTCTCCTCATATGGCCACAGCTGGAAACGCATGTTCTTTGAGAGGCACCTGGAGAACATCATCGAGCTCTACATTCCTGATGCCACTGACCCCAAGACGGTGCTGGGCATGGTGCCTCTGTGCCGGAACTACGTGAAGAGGCTGGACATCTCACAGCTGATGCCGCCAATCAAGGAACCCCAGAAGTCAGAGGACGACGACAACTCTGACTCGGCCAGTGACATGGGCATGGATGGGCCATCCATGGACCACTTTGACTTTGGCATCCTGCTGGACAAGCTGAGCCATCTGGAAGAGTTTCACGTGGTCTACCGGGTCAAGGGATGCGGCATGAACTTTGAGTGGAACCTCTTTGAGTTCACCTTCCGCGACTGCGAGTCGCTGGCCAAGGCCTTGAAGTCCTGTAAGACCTTGAGG GTGCTGAYGATCCACCAAAGCAAAGTGGATGACGAGAAGTGTCGTCAGCTTGTGAACAACCTCCTGGACCACCCGTCCCTCAAGGAGCTCAACCTCTCCCACAACCTCATCGGGGACCGGGGAGCCCGGGCCATCGGCAAGCTGCTCAACAG GAGTAAGCTGGAGAGCCTCACTGTCTACGACAACAACATTCGGGGGCCGGGGGCCCAGGCTATAGCCTACGCCCTGGCCAAGAACTCCAGCCTGCTGTCCCTCAACCTGCGTCTGAACCGGCTGGGGGACGAGGGGGGCCAGGCCATCGCCCAGGCCCTGCTGAAGAACCGCACCCTGAAATGGCTGCACCTGGGAGGCAACGAAATGACAGAGCCCACAGCCACGGTCCTTTCCCAAGTCCTGGTCCAGAATAATACGCTGAGGAGCATCAACCTGTCCTGTAACAGGCTGGGTATG GATGGTGGTAAAGTGTTGGAGGAGGGCATGTGTCACAACAGCAGCATGGTGGAGTGTGATATCCGCCTGACAGAGGTGGGCCAGGAGAGCGACTACTGTATCAGCCAGGTGGTACGCAACAATCAGAACCAAGCACACAGGAAACACAACACAGAAGAGAACCTAGCCTAA
- the LOC111954033 gene encoding transmembrane protein 151B-like gives MSPASAATASESSTTTVPEEDTEESPREEQRPLKQSLSKSLCRESHWKCLLLSLLMYGCVGAMTWCHVTXVTRLSFDSAYKVKSMMYHESPCSNGYIYIPVAFMVMLYVVYLVECWHCHTHNQLQHKVNVESVGERVGRMQQATPCIWWKAISYHYVRRTRQVTRYRNGDXYTTTQVYHDRVNTHVAEAEFDYSNCGVKDISKQLQGLDCFPVTKLRFTKCFSFANVESENAYLTQRARFFTENEGLDDYMEAREGMHLKNVDFKEYMIAFSDPDHLPWYVSNYVFWTAAAFTFSWPLRVLTEYRTAYVHYHVEKLFGFDYVPVTPSEERPYCHHIPRVNTIDSTELEWHIRSNQQLVPSYSEAVLMDLAQLSSGGGGNANTYSVCGGYGSYRQNCERCHRTISSSSIFSRSALSICTGTSPRIPFSGSRFSLSRLYGSRRSCLWRSSGSLNETSCPTESTRCLTPSGQLTSEENPPDYQDALYFPVLIVHRNEGCLNHSLHRNGSCVETSI, from the coding sequence CAGCGGCCCCTGAAGCAGTCGCTCAGTAAATCCCTGTGCAGGGAGAGCCACTGGAAATGCCTGCTCCTGTCCCTGCTCATGTACGGCTGCGTGGGGGCCATGACCTGGTGCCACGTGACCARGGTGACGCGCCTCTCCTTCGACAGTGCCTACAAGGTCAAGTCCATGATGTACCACGAAAGCCCCTGCTCCAACGGTTACATCTACATCCCTGTGGCCTTCATGGTCATGCTCTACGTGGTCTACCTGGTGGAGTGCTGGCACTGCCACACCCACAACCAGCTACAGCACAAGGTGAACGTGGAGAGTGTGGGAGAGCGTGTTGGGCGCATGCAGCAGGCCACGCCCTGCATCTGGTGGAAGGCCATCAGCTACCACTATGTGCGGCGGACGCGACAGGTAACACGCTACCGTAACGGAGACYCATACACCACCACGCAGGTGTACCACGAYCGCGTCAACACGCATGTGGCCGAGGCGGAGTTCGACTACAGCAACTGCGGTGTGAAGGACATATCCAAGCAGCTGCAGGGCCTAGACTGCTTCCCTGTCACCAAGCTGAGGTTCACCAAGTGCTTTAGCTTCGCCAACGTGGAGTCGGAGAACGCCTACCTGACTCAGCGGGCCCGCTTCTTCACTGAGAATGAGGGCCTGGACGACTACATGGAGGCCCGCGAGGGAATGCACCTGAAGAATGTAGACTTTAAGGAGTACATGATTGCCTTCTCGGATCCGGACCACCTGCCCTGGTACGTGTCCAACTACGTGTTCTGGACGGCCGCCGCCTTCACCTTCTCCTGGCCGCTGCGCGTGCTAACCGAGTACCGCACGGCCTACGTCCACTACCACGTGGAGAAGCTGTTCGGCTTCGACTATGTCCCTGTCACGCCATCTGAGGAGCGACCATACTGCCACCACATCCCTCGGGTCAACACCATCGACAGCACCGAGTTGGAGTGGCACATCCGCTCCAACCAGCAGCTGGTGCCCAGCTATTCAGAGGCTGTACTCATGGACCTGGCTCAGCTCTCGTCAGGTGGCGGTGGCAATGCCAACACCTACTCAGTGTGCGGCGGCTACGGCAGCTACCGGCAGAACTGCGAGCGCTGCCACCGCACCATCAGCAGCTCGTCCATCTTCTCACGCAGCGCCCTGAGCATCTGCACTGGGACTAGCCCGCGCATCCCCTTCAGCGGCAGCCGCTTCTCGCTGTCGCGGCTGTACGGATCGCGGCGCAGCTGCCTGTGGCGGAGCAGCGGCAGCCTCAATGAGACATCGTGCCCCACAGAGAGCACGCGCTGCCTGACGCCGTCGGGCCAGCTGACTAGCGAGGAGAATCCGCCGGACTACCAGGACGCGCTCTACTTCCCTGTGCTCATCGTGCACCGCAATGAGGGCTGCCTGAACCACTCGCTGCACAGGAACGGATCCTGCGTGGAGACCTCTATATGA